CCATCTGGCCATCTCGATCAAACCAAGTGATTCGATTCAAATGCTTCCCCTGTATACCATCATGGCTCTCTTCCCGACTTTGTCGAGCATTCCGCCGCCAGTGGGGACACAGATAAGTGTGCTAAATCCCCATCAGTAACGAACTGCTCAAATGAATCCCAGTGACTCACGTAAAGCTGGCAATGGTATATATCAGGCCAATCCTTCCATCAATCTCGCTCGCCCTGCAGATCTGCCTGATATAGGCTGGTGCAAGACCCAGGAATGATCTCGAAGCCAACCCGAAAATGACCGAGAACATATCCAGTTCGATCAGGGAGTTGTCAAAGAGTAGCCAGATTACAAACCCTGCAAAAGCATCCAGAGCAATGAGTCCACTTTGGGTGTTGATTCGACCAAACCGATTAGCCACGCCTCCAGTCATCGGTCGTCCTACCGTGGAGACTCTGTGCCCGACTAGTCAGCGATTTGACCGAGAGACCACCGACATGCCACTTACACTTTCGGAACGGCAAGTACAACGTTAGCATTGGCAGAAAAACCTGTGATCACATCAGTTTTTGGTGAATCCAGCCCTTTCCACAAATGGAATTATCCCTTCACCAAGGCCCGCACCCGACATCAAAGTCCCAATCGCAAGGCTGCCTTTCGATCGAACCCGTTTGAGGCACACTGGCCAACGCGATGGCGCTCAAGAGGGCTGCACCGGTCCCAGAAAGAACACTCaaataaaagaaaaaaggtgCCAACAAAGGTGGCTGTCAGCTAGAAGAGGATTAGTCCATCTAGCAGATAGTGCCAGCTTTAAGGATGCCCCTAGGGCCATATCGATCAAACATCGGCCCAACCTGGACCGAAATACTCAGACCAAAGAAATCGAACAGTCCTAGAATCCAGCCAACAGCACTGGGATGTGTAGCTGGCTAGCTGATGCGTGACGAAGTAATTTTTGCAGACTTCCAGTCGCGTTGCATCACGCCAACTGTACCCATCGAGAGACCGAATGAGCCCGCCACAATACACCATGCCTGCAGTCCTTCATCTGGAAATGTGTCGTTGGCACTGTTGACTGATCAAATGGGTTGTGAGTATGGATAGCTCCGCTGGGGGCCCGACAACGGAAAATGCCGACCGGGGTGCTTCTTCATCGACGTTTGAATTGCGACTTGAGGGGTGACCATTGGGATAGTCCGTTACACCGGTCGAGGCTAATTGCTATGTCTCTTGCACTTGTTCTTACCCAGCTGCGGTGGCGGACTTTTTCaccactacaacatacactcTCCTTGACAGATGGTACCGACGGGGATTGACGGCAAAGGGAGCAGTAGCAGCGAAATACAGCGCACCTTGACAAAATGTTACAGAATCTCCAGAATTCAAATATGATGGTCATTACGAAAAGGGCTTACATCAGTCTCCATGATCTGGTGGGGTAGAAGATTGTGTTCTTAATACACTTTGGCATTTTCGATCGTCAACGTGGGGAACGCTGTGCTCATGGAACTGGACATGGGTTTTTTTAATTAATTTTCGGAGGGCTTGCCGCTCAATGACGCCTATGGCTTCAGTGGCCTTTCCATCAAAATTGCTTTTTGATTAAAGAACTGCCCAGGTGATACTTCCTTACGAGAAATCCCCCAATCGGCCCCCCTCTCCGAGATCACCTGGACTTGACCTGGTATCCATGACTCAACGTAACTTTCTGTCAGAATCACGTTCGTTGATTCGTAGGTTCGTAGGTTCCTCTTTGTCGCTGTAGTTCAATTTTACATAGGTACAGATGCAGTTGATCTCTCATCTCCCGCTGTTCATGGGAATTCATCTAAGATTTTGATCTTTGAAAAGGTCAATTGGACGGTTATGCTGCAGAGTGAGGGTCGACGAGGATCAGTGGCATGACACTCGCCCCACCCGACACCCCCAACATTCCCCCGAATTCCTCCCTTGACCAACTTCAAACGGAGTGGCATGATGTAGAACAGAGCCAGCTGACGTTGGGATGATGTTGGTGAATCACAGTGAATAGCCTATATCTATCCGATTTCTTTTGACCAAGATCTAATCATCAAGATCTCTATTCCTCCACAATGTCTGCAGTACAATGCACCCGGCTATTTACCAGAAACATCCCTCAAGTGAGGCGACAACGCCAACTACAAAAATCTCGCGTCACCCTCGTCGGGAGTCCAGCTCCAAGTCACAACCCTGCCATTGACTCTGAAGTTCTACCGTATCGACTGTACGAACTATCCCTAAAGAAGATCCGAAAAGAGGCCCACACGGCTGAGCCCGATCTACGCCATGTCATTGCGGGCATCACAATGCAAAAAGTGGTTTCCAGTGCCGTGCATGACGATATTCTACACAGAGTCGACTTGATCGAATCTGCCAAATTACCTCGAAGACTGCCAATCTTACCGGGAGCCGATGAGCCTTGGGAATCTGAAGAAATCACAGATCACACCGCAAATCCGAATGCGTGGGATATGGAATCTCTCGATCAAGCGCTTTGTGAGATGGAACGCGCAagcaaaaaaggaaaaattgCGAAAAGTGTTTGTTTTAAATTAATTAGTGCGATGTGAAGGTtgaagattaaaaaaaaaaaatcatgtCAACGTTGGTCTATCTGAACTTGAGAAGGCTCTATTTCCCCTTCCCCCTTCTCTTCGTCAAAATTCTGATGTGGCTCCTCGATAATCTTTGCTAGCGCGGTATAATATATATACCATCTACACCaatttgtatgttgtaggttcgtgaaaaaagaaaaaatacTGTATTTGAATGAAATAAACATACCCCCAATTACTAGTTCCGAAAGATCGGCAGGATCTACAGCAGAATCTGGACTAGGGAGGGTAGACGTTTAAGCGTAGCTGGACAGTATTCCATACTTGGGCGTTCTTCGGATGTGTTTGTAATGAGGCCTAGACGAAACTGAGATAATAGTCAATCGTTAGACGATATTTGGACACCTCAACGGACGTAACAGGGGCATATTCATGCGTGTGTACgcgtgatttttttttttgttaaaTTTCCACTGTGCCAATAGTGtttaccctttttttttcaacgtTACTGAGGCATAATTTAAACAGTACTTGGATTTAGTGAGACATAATCTAGACGGTTAAGCCTTAAAGAGACGTTAATCCGGAATGGCTTACGTGCAATTGGAGTTGAACGTCTAGACGTTGCGTAGATGTAATAACCCGTCATGTAGATCTTGATGCGTTACTTGAACGTTACTTGGACGGTATAACCAAGAAGGCGGTGCCGGAATAGCCACTGGGCTGTTCTTGTACCGTTGGAGATCGATCAACACATGGTTTACTCCTTACTAATGCTCCTCGAATTAGATATTATACTGAATGAGTAGGAGCATTGTACCTCTACCTATCCACTACTTCAATTACAGGACCAGCTCTTCTATGCCAAAAGCCTTCCCCTTTGCTTGAACCACTTCTCTCGAATTTCCCCCCTTGAATCTTACTTACCTGTGACTCAACACCACCCTCTTCTCTCTCAAATTAAACCCCAGCATCCAGTTATGGCCGAAGAAACTCAGTTCTGTCACACCTGCAACAAACGGAGGCCGAAGGATGCATTTCGGGCACCTGAAGCGGCAGGGAAGGAGTTCTACAAACTGTGTGAGCCTTGCCGTACAAAATTCCGAAATGGATGCAAATCACATGCCCTGATGGGGTACTACAATCCGTTTATTTGTCAGGTCCAGACTAAATGGATCTCAGAGGTCACGAGCCAAGAGAGCTCAAGCAAACAGGGGGCGAGACTGGCCATACTATCTCTCCAAACCAGCACCCCAGACTAGGAGCGACCTCAGCAACTCAGAACCGGAAATTACCCCCGCAAGCACCAGTGCCACACCAACAACCACCATGCCTGAGCAACCGGAATGTGTACATGCAGATTCCATCCACCGCAGCCGAATCACGGTTGCACCGCCCGTTGTCGACGGGTCTGCGCAAAGCACAACAACAGTCACTGTCGGCACCATTTCAACCACCATTGTTTCTACAAATGCGACAGAAACCCCGACCAAATCAGCAGAGGACACAAAAACTGCACCAAACGACATTCAGGAggccgaagatgaagacctGGAGCCACTTTCTAGTGAACTCGAATCTGCGTAACTAAGCGAAAGCGATGTAGGGACAAATCAGCGCCCCGAATTCTTTGGCTGTCTTCACTGTGAAAATCTGCGCCCAAGGCCAATGGCAGGTCTTCACATCTGTTTGCTCTGCATTCGGGACTGGAAGGGGTGTGCGAAGAGTGCTCACAATCAAGCTAAGGCAAGCTTCTTGTGGGATGATGAGGAGCATGATGAGTATTATACGTGTTATTTTGCGAGCATCTAATACTTGTGCCCAGAATCGAGATTGCGGGATTTGTATCTCCACGTGAAGCACCAATCTCTAGAGTGTATGGCAGCTTTTATTCCGaactctctttttttttcatgcaCGATATGTTGATATTAGTGCATACATCAATTGGGGAGATTGACAGAGTGACTGGAAATTAAAATTTGGCAGAGTTAAAAAAAGACCAATTGACAGGAGTGCAAAATTGGACGTTTTTCGGGGAATTTGCCAAGTATATAAAAGATACCTACTCGATAACAAGCTTGCAAACAGGTCCAAAGGAATAGGGATTTATCGATTTTTGGAATCGATTTGCAGATGCATCATTAAGGAGATGCACACATTGAAATTCAAATGAAACAGGCCTGAAGGAGTTGATGGATCCAAGATAGCTAGATCACAGCACGTGACAATCCAAAAAAATCCAAGGAGTCCAGGTTGCTGTTTTTGACCCGTTTGCATTCACAGTGCATTTGCCCCGTATGAAGTGCATATGATAACTTTAAACCTGCAGTTTATTCAATTCGACTATTCTTCCGTGAATCTTCAATCCATGGCTGTCTCCTGAGCGATGTCTACGTGTCCAATTAAGCCACTCAACTCACGCCAAGCCGGAATGGCGGACAGGCACTCCACCAACTCACCTCCGCGCACCTATCACAACCTCCCGAGGCGTCGACTAATATGGAACCACCCAGTGCCAAACCCATCCGAGGGCAAGAG
The nucleotide sequence above comes from Penicillium digitatum chromosome 1, complete sequence. Encoded proteins:
- a CDS encoding Major facilitator superfamily domain, general substrate transporter; the protein is METDVRCISLLLLPLPSIPVGTICQGEFNSANDTFPDEGLQAWCIVAGSFGLSMGFSANANVVLAVPKVVSTVGRPMTGGVANRFGRINTQSGLIALDAFAGFVIWLLFDNSLIELDMFSVIFGLASRSFLGLAPAYIRQICRASEIDGRIGLIYTIASFTTLICVPTGGGMLDKVGKRAMMMGLFEAPLDMASKDFKLTNFRVHTVENHDDTVSTV